A section of the Deinococcus taeanensis genome encodes:
- a CDS encoding carbohydrate ABC transporter permease — protein MTSTPVPAIKPRRQVRRPTLNWRRAPLWTVMLAACFLSVVPFYLMFVWASHPSAEVFTFPPHLWFGGAFADNAQALMRITDGQAARQFWNSLYIAAASTVTTLFFCSLAGYAFAMYDFRGKRPLFAFILGTMLIPPLVMDIPSFLVMNNVLHWVGQPRALWVPGMANAFGIFLMRQYITSALPRELIEAARMDGATEFGTFRMVVLPLIRPILATLGVVTFVGAWNNFKGALIMKLSEPDTMTLPLSLRRMAGGATNVNVDWGAIMMLVVITVIPLLIVFLFASRQVISGLTSGAVKD, from the coding sequence GTGACCAGCACCCCCGTGCCGGCCATCAAGCCGCGGCGTCAGGTGCGCCGCCCCACCCTGAACTGGCGCCGCGCGCCGCTGTGGACCGTGATGCTCGCCGCGTGCTTCCTGTCGGTCGTGCCGTTCTACCTGATGTTCGTGTGGGCGTCGCACCCCAGCGCAGAGGTGTTCACGTTCCCGCCGCACCTGTGGTTTGGCGGGGCGTTCGCGGACAACGCGCAGGCCCTGATGCGCATCACGGACGGCCAGGCGGCCCGGCAGTTCTGGAATTCGCTGTACATCGCGGCGGCGTCCACCGTGACCACGCTGTTCTTCTGCTCGCTGGCCGGGTACGCCTTTGCGATGTACGACTTCCGCGGCAAGCGGCCCCTGTTCGCCTTCATTCTCGGCACCATGCTCATTCCGCCCCTGGTGATGGACATTCCCAGCTTCCTGGTCATGAACAACGTGCTGCACTGGGTGGGGCAGCCGCGGGCGCTGTGGGTGCCGGGCATGGCGAACGCCTTCGGGATCTTCCTGATGCGGCAGTACATCACCTCGGCGCTGCCCCGTGAACTGATCGAAGCGGCCCGCATGGACGGCGCCACCGAGTTCGGCACGTTCCGGATGGTGGTGCTGCCCCTGATCCGCCCGATCCTGGCGACGCTGGGCGTGGTGACGTTCGTGGGCGCCTGGAACAACTTCAAGGGCGCACTGATCATGAAACTCAGCGAACCCGACACCATGACTCTTCCGCTGAGTCTGCGGCGCATGGCGGGCGGCGCCACGAACGTGAACGTCGACTGGGGCGCGATCATGATGCTGGTCGTGATCACGGTCATTCCGCTGCTGATCGTGTTCCTGTTCGCCAGCCGTCAGGTGATCAGCGGCCTGACCAGCGGCGCCGTGAAGGACTGA
- a CDS encoding glycoside hydrolase family 43 protein, protein MTDTLSPPPAGTVTVTNPVLPGFHPDPSILRVGTDYYLATSTFQWWPGVAIYHSRDLVHWRLAARPLTRVSQLDMRGNADSGGIWAPCLTHDGEQFHLIYTDVKSWGIAEAFKDSHNYLTTAPAIEGPWSEPVSLNSSGFDPSLFHDVPEQGGDGRKWLLNMVWDHRPGRNAFAGIALQEYDPWAKRLVGERSVIFTGTDLRVTEGPHVYRRDGWYYLLTAEGGTSWEHAVTLARSRSLHGPYEVHPDNPLITAVDAPDLPVQKAGHASLVSTPDDQWVMAHLCGRPLSPRGACPLGRETALQAIEWPPGDWPRLAQGGRHPARHAQLPALPPHPWPAQPARDEFQGDTLRPEWLTLRVPAEQLGAQLTPAGLVLPGRESLMSRHHVALVGRRLQALHARMRTELSFDPQDFQQMAGLCAYYDSRNWVQLRLSRDEHAGRALNVTSCENGVYREHLPQDVPVGDAGAVGLEVRYSGHTFAFAYRAAGAGWTPVGPAFPAGLLSDEHCGGLSFTGTFLALTCQDLSGQRRPATFHWAEYREGV, encoded by the coding sequence ATGACCGACACCCTCTCCCCTCCCCCGGCGGGGACAGTCACGGTAACGAACCCGGTCCTGCCGGGTTTCCACCCGGACCCCAGCATCCTGCGGGTCGGTACCGACTACTACCTGGCGACCAGCACCTTCCAGTGGTGGCCGGGCGTGGCGATCTACCACTCGCGGGACCTGGTGCACTGGCGGCTGGCAGCGCGGCCCCTGACGCGCGTCTCGCAGCTCGACATGCGCGGCAACGCTGATTCCGGCGGCATCTGGGCGCCGTGCCTGACGCATGACGGCGAGCAGTTTCACCTGATCTACACGGACGTGAAGTCCTGGGGCATCGCGGAGGCGTTCAAGGACAGTCACAACTACCTGACGACCGCGCCCGCCATTGAAGGCCCCTGGAGCGAACCGGTGTCCCTGAATTCCAGCGGCTTCGACCCGAGCCTGTTTCATGACGTCCCCGAGCAGGGTGGTGACGGCCGCAAGTGGCTGCTGAACATGGTGTGGGATCACCGTCCGGGCCGCAACGCCTTCGCCGGCATTGCCCTGCAGGAGTACGACCCGTGGGCGAAACGCCTTGTGGGCGAACGCAGCGTGATCTTCACCGGCACGGACCTGCGCGTTACGGAGGGGCCGCACGTGTACCGCAGGGACGGCTGGTACTACCTGCTGACCGCCGAGGGCGGCACCAGCTGGGAGCACGCCGTGACGCTGGCCCGCTCGCGCTCCCTGCACGGCCCGTACGAGGTGCACCCGGACAACCCGCTGATCACGGCAGTGGACGCCCCGGACCTTCCGGTTCAGAAGGCCGGGCACGCCAGCCTGGTCAGCACCCCCGACGACCAGTGGGTGATGGCGCACCTGTGCGGGCGGCCCCTCTCACCGCGCGGCGCGTGTCCGCTGGGGCGCGAAACGGCCCTGCAGGCGATCGAGTGGCCCCCGGGCGACTGGCCGCGCCTCGCGCAGGGCGGGCGGCACCCGGCGCGGCACGCGCAGCTGCCCGCCCTGCCCCCGCACCCCTGGCCGGCGCAGCCGGCCCGGGATGAGTTCCAGGGGGACACGCTGCGCCCCGAGTGGCTGACGCTGCGCGTGCCGGCCGAGCAGCTGGGCGCGCAGCTCACGCCAGCCGGGCTGGTGCTGCCGGGCCGGGAGTCCCTGATGAGCCGGCACCACGTGGCGCTGGTGGGCCGGCGCCTGCAGGCGCTGCACGCCCGGATGCGCACGGAGCTGAGTTTCGACCCGCAGGACTTTCAGCAGATGGCGGGACTGTGCGCGTACTACGACAGCCGCAACTGGGTGCAGCTGCGCCTGAGCCGCGACGAGCACGCGGGCCGGGCGCTGAACGTCACGTCCTGCGAGAACGGCGTGTACCGCGAGCACCTGCCTCAGGACGTGCCGGTCGGGGACGCGGGCGCCGTGGGCCTGGAGGTTCGCTACAGCGGCCACACGTTCGCCTTCGCGTACCGCGCCGCCGGAGCAGGCTGGACGCCGGTCGGCCCGGCGTTCCCGGCCGGCCTGCTCAGTGACGAACACTGCGGCGGCCTGAGCTTCACCGGGACTTTCCTGGCCCTGACCTGCCAGGACCTCAGCGGCCAGCGGCGCCCCGCCACGTTCCACTGGGCAGAGTACCGGGAGGGCGTGTGA
- a CDS encoding GH1 family beta-glucosidase, whose amino-acid sequence MTNRTPDPARFPARFTWGVATSSYQIEGAPFEDGKGPSIWDTFSHTPGKTVGGDTGDVACDHYHRLDEDLDLIQSLGVNAYRFSISWPRVLPQGRGPVNQAGLDFYSRLVDGLLVRGITPWVTLYHWDLPQTLEDEGGWTVRSTAEAFGTYAAVVAAALGDRVRHFITLNEPWCSAYLGYGTGVHAPGHTDLKASYAATHHLMVGHGLAMQAIRAHAPGAQAGITLNLYHAYPATDSAADHGAARRLDGFQNRWYLDPAYGRGYPQDMVELLGDLSPHAQGLVHPGDTELMGAPTDFLGINMYSRAVAQDAPGEGFLHARQIQPEGSEYTGFGWEVAPDSLTDLLVRLQQDYAPHAMYITENGSTYPDTVGPDGTVHDAERTRYLTEHLAATQEALARGAKVSGYFAWSLMDNFEWAEGYDKRFGIVHVDFSTQARTLKQSGRTYREFLARTRDTVGA is encoded by the coding sequence ATGACGAACCGCACCCCTGACCCTGCCCGCTTCCCCGCCCGTTTCACCTGGGGGGTCGCCACCAGCTCGTACCAGATTGAAGGCGCGCCCTTCGAGGACGGCAAGGGACCCAGCATCTGGGACACCTTCAGCCACACGCCCGGCAAGACCGTGGGCGGCGACACCGGCGACGTGGCCTGCGACCACTACCACCGCCTGGACGAGGACCTGGACCTGATTCAGAGTCTGGGCGTAAACGCCTACCGCTTCAGCATCTCGTGGCCGCGCGTCCTGCCGCAGGGGCGCGGCCCGGTGAACCAGGCGGGCCTGGACTTCTACAGCCGCCTCGTGGACGGCCTGCTGGTGCGCGGCATCACGCCGTGGGTGACGCTGTACCACTGGGACCTGCCACAGACGCTGGAGGACGAGGGCGGCTGGACGGTCCGCAGCACCGCTGAAGCCTTCGGCACGTACGCGGCGGTGGTCGCCGCGGCGCTCGGGGACCGCGTGCGGCACTTCATCACCCTGAACGAACCATGGTGCTCGGCGTACCTGGGGTACGGCACCGGCGTGCACGCCCCCGGCCACACCGACCTGAAAGCCAGTTACGCGGCCACGCACCACCTGATGGTCGGGCACGGCCTGGCCATGCAGGCGATCCGCGCGCACGCGCCCGGCGCGCAGGCCGGCATCACGCTGAACCTGTACCACGCCTACCCCGCCACGGACAGCGCGGCCGATCACGGCGCGGCGCGGCGCCTGGACGGCTTCCAGAACCGCTGGTACCTGGACCCCGCGTACGGGCGCGGCTACCCGCAGGACATGGTGGAGCTGCTGGGCGACCTCAGCCCGCACGCGCAGGGTCTGGTGCACCCGGGCGACACGGAACTGATGGGGGCGCCCACGGACTTCCTGGGCATCAACATGTACTCGCGGGCCGTGGCGCAGGACGCGCCCGGCGAGGGCTTCCTGCACGCCCGGCAGATTCAGCCTGAAGGCAGCGAGTACACCGGCTTCGGCTGGGAGGTCGCGCCGGACAGCCTGACGGACCTGCTCGTGCGCCTGCAGCAGGATTACGCGCCGCACGCCATGTACATCACCGAGAACGGCAGCACGTACCCCGACACGGTGGGACCCGACGGCACCGTGCATGACGCGGAGCGCACCCGGTACCTGACCGAGCACCTCGCGGCGACGCAGGAGGCCCTGGCGCGCGGCGCCAAGGTCAGCGGGTACTTCGCGTGGTCCCTGATGGACAACTTCGAGTGGGCCGAAGGGTACGACAAGCGCTTCGGGATTGTCCACGTGGATTTCAGCACGCAGGCGCGCACCCTGAAGCAGTCCGGCCGCACGTACCGGGAGTTCCTGGCCCGCACGCGTGACACGGTCGGGGCATGA
- a CDS encoding carbohydrate ABC transporter permease, which yields MSQRLTAPPRARLSYTRLQQRFAPYVFISPFFLLFLIFGLFPLLFSLFLAFHLWSPLDGLGHWKFVGFENFTLALGAQDMFWKTLKNTLWIGLLSGIPQHLVALPLAFIIHQSLRRFQGAFSTVLFLPYITNAVAIAIVFATLYSERLGILNYLRGLIGLDPVRWLGDPSMVPYSVAAVVFWRFVGWNTVLYLSGLQAISEDVYEAATVDGANQVQKFWFITLPLLRPMMFYAFTLTIVGSMQLFEEPFMLLNDGGGSGGAGLTTAMHIFNTAFRDLDMGYASAMSWLLFLAIFVMSMLNNALFSRGGERQ from the coding sequence ATGTCACAGCGACTGACCGCCCCGCCCCGCGCCCGCCTGAGCTACACCCGGCTGCAGCAGCGTTTCGCGCCGTACGTGTTCATCAGCCCGTTTTTCCTTCTCTTTCTGATTTTCGGGCTGTTCCCCCTGCTGTTCAGCCTGTTCCTGGCCTTTCACCTGTGGAGCCCGCTTGACGGTCTGGGTCACTGGAAGTTCGTGGGCTTCGAGAACTTCACCCTGGCGCTCGGCGCGCAGGACATGTTCTGGAAGACCCTGAAAAACACCCTGTGGATCGGGCTGCTGTCCGGCATTCCGCAGCACCTCGTGGCGCTGCCGCTGGCGTTCATCATTCACCAGAGCCTGCGCCGCTTTCAGGGGGCGTTCAGCACGGTGCTGTTCCTGCCGTACATCACGAACGCCGTGGCCATCGCCATTGTGTTTGCCACGCTGTACTCCGAACGGCTGGGCATCCTGAACTACCTGCGCGGCCTGATCGGGCTGGATCCGGTGCGCTGGCTGGGCGACCCCAGCATGGTGCCCTACTCGGTGGCGGCGGTCGTGTTCTGGCGGTTCGTGGGGTGGAACACCGTGCTGTACCTCTCCGGCCTGCAGGCCATCAGCGAGGACGTGTACGAGGCGGCCACCGTGGACGGCGCGAACCAGGTGCAGAAATTCTGGTTCATCACGCTGCCGCTGCTGCGTCCCATGATGTTCTACGCCTTCACCCTGACCATCGTGGGCAGCATGCAGCTGTTCGAGGAACCCTTCATGCTCCTGAACGACGGGGGCGGCAGCGGCGGCGCCGGCCTGACCACCGCCATGCACATCTTTAACACCGCCTTCCGCGACCTGGACATGGGCTACGCCAGCGCCATGAGCTGGCTGCTGTTCCTGGCGATCTTCGTGATGAGCATGCTGAACAACGCCCTGTTCTCCCGTGGAGGTGAACGTCAGTGA
- a CDS encoding GGDEF domain-containing protein, translating into MAARPAVLNRTDFEDAFNDLRGAPLTLAVLDLDHFKTLNDTLGHGEGDRVLRVIERLLSSSLPSGSVVGRIGGDEYAAILPETAAETALILLDEVIKHFHIHRDPQWPKSLGLSAGLAARPAHATTYADLYRAAEEALLRAKREGRARACIYVESKMVLKSNYYAKSQLDRLSKLSGALGRTEASLLREALDELIEKHRGAL; encoded by the coding sequence ATGGCTGCCCGACCCGCTGTCCTGAACCGCACAGATTTTGAGGACGCCTTCAATGACCTCAGGGGCGCTCCCCTGACCCTCGCGGTCCTTGACCTCGACCACTTCAAGACCCTGAACGACACCCTCGGTCACGGTGAAGGCGACCGCGTTCTGCGCGTCATCGAGCGCCTGCTCAGCAGCAGCCTCCCGAGCGGCAGTGTCGTCGGCCGCATCGGCGGCGACGAGTACGCCGCCATCCTGCCGGAAACAGCGGCCGAAACGGCCCTGATTCTCCTCGACGAGGTCATCAAGCACTTTCACATTCACCGCGACCCACAGTGGCCCAAAAGCCTGGGCCTGAGCGCCGGCCTTGCCGCCCGCCCCGCCCACGCCACCACCTACGCCGACCTGTACCGCGCTGCGGAGGAGGCCCTGCTGCGCGCCAAACGTGAGGGGCGCGCCCGCGCCTGCATCTACGTGGAGAGCAAGATGGTGCTGAAAAGCAACTACTACGCCAAAAGCCAGCTGGACCGGCTGTCGAAACTCAGCGGCGCCCTGGGGCGCACCGAGGCCAGCCTGCTGCGCGAAGCGCTGGACGAACTGATCGAGAAACACCGCGGAGCCCTGTGA
- a CDS encoding glycoside hydrolase family 3 N-terminal domain-containing protein — protein sequence MTRRTLTALLTLTLAAHAGALTGPAAADAQARALLARLSLEDKIGQVSMAHMFRFTEGDRSAPLRADAAGVFGRLRPGTLLNGGGDAPPQNTPRGWADFLAALDSLGRANSPHGVPAAFGTDAVHGVNNVPAATLFPHNLGLGAAFNPALTREVAQATARDLRALNTAWTFAPVADVGRDPRWGRYYETFGEAPWLVADQVDAAVTGLQAEGVAATLKHFTGYGLPSLGMDRANAEISARALHEVVLPPFQAGIRAGALSVMANSGSVNGVPVHASRTLLTDVLRGELGFQGLLVSDWNDIDRLVGTYRTHADLMQAAAASVNAGIDVYMVPNTLEAYQAALRDAVQAGLVSAARLDEATLRVLTFKARLGLLDAPLRGSGVLEDHRALARRAAAATLTLLENPAGTLPLRTGRVLVTGPGMDSAAMQLGGWSVNWQGVGKGNVPVVPRVSTLAPALKATAPVGITVSALPDGKRPQLLAAARQADVIVAAVGEAPGAEWMANNPALTLPEAQVTLLRDLLGTGKPVVAVLLAGRPLVLPADVQSRLSGLVMAFLPGTEGGAALADALLGRAGFPGRLPFTWPDTLAQVGLTADRPPEGAGEAPLPLYPLGYGLDYTTSAARDLAVTVTPEGVQLSAALSNTGERTGTVTVVARVTRPASGGLAEAAGRPVAALQAVLKAGETRTVSVTVPRERLSSWVGDAFGPGGWQLPGGVYRFTAGDGRAELTLP from the coding sequence GTGACGCGCCGCACCCTGACGGCCCTGCTCACCCTCACACTGGCCGCCCACGCCGGGGCGCTCACCGGTCCCGCGGCGGCCGACGCCCAGGCGCGCGCGCTGCTGGCCCGCCTGAGCCTGGAGGACAAGATCGGGCAGGTCAGCATGGCGCACATGTTCCGCTTCACCGAAGGGGACCGCAGCGCGCCGCTGCGCGCCGACGCGGCGGGCGTGTTCGGGCGGCTGCGGCCGGGAACGCTGCTGAACGGGGGCGGCGACGCCCCTCCGCAGAACACCCCGCGCGGCTGGGCCGATTTTCTCGCGGCGCTGGATTCCCTCGGCCGCGCGAACAGTCCGCACGGCGTGCCGGCCGCGTTCGGTACGGACGCCGTGCACGGCGTGAACAACGTGCCGGCCGCAACGCTGTTCCCGCACAACCTCGGGCTGGGCGCGGCGTTCAACCCGGCGCTCACGCGGGAGGTGGCGCAGGCCACGGCGCGGGACCTGCGGGCCCTGAACACCGCGTGGACCTTCGCGCCGGTCGCGGACGTGGGACGCGATCCCCGCTGGGGCCGGTACTACGAGACGTTTGGAGAGGCGCCGTGGCTGGTGGCCGACCAGGTGGACGCCGCGGTGACCGGCCTGCAGGCTGAAGGGGTGGCCGCCACCCTGAAGCACTTCACGGGGTACGGCCTGCCCAGCCTCGGCATGGACCGCGCAAACGCGGAAATCAGTGCGCGGGCGCTGCATGAGGTCGTTCTTCCGCCCTTCCAGGCGGGTATCCGCGCCGGGGCCCTGAGCGTCATGGCGAACAGCGGCAGCGTGAACGGCGTGCCCGTTCACGCCTCCCGGACGCTGCTGACGGACGTGCTGCGCGGCGAACTGGGCTTTCAGGGTCTGCTGGTCAGCGACTGGAACGACATTGACCGGCTGGTGGGCACGTACCGCACCCATGCGGACCTGATGCAGGCGGCGGCGGCCAGCGTGAACGCCGGCATTGACGTCTACATGGTGCCGAACACCCTGGAAGCCTACCAGGCTGCCCTGCGGGACGCCGTGCAGGCCGGGCTGGTCAGCGCGGCGCGGCTGGACGAGGCCACCCTGCGGGTCCTGACCTTCAAGGCCCGGCTGGGCCTGCTGGACGCCCCCCTGAGGGGCAGCGGCGTGCTGGAGGATCACCGGGCGCTGGCCCGCCGCGCGGCGGCCGCCACCCTGACGCTGCTGGAAAACCCGGCCGGTACGCTGCCCCTGCGCACGGGCCGGGTGCTGGTCACCGGGCCCGGCATGGACAGCGCGGCCATGCAGCTGGGCGGCTGGAGCGTGAACTGGCAGGGTGTCGGGAAGGGCAATGTCCCGGTCGTGCCGCGCGTGAGTACCCTGGCGCCGGCCCTGAAGGCTACGGCGCCCGTGGGTATAACGGTGAGCGCCCTGCCGGACGGCAAGAGGCCGCAGCTGCTGGCCGCAGCGCGGCAGGCGGACGTGATCGTCGCCGCCGTTGGAGAGGCACCTGGCGCCGAGTGGATGGCGAACAACCCGGCCCTGACGCTGCCAGAGGCGCAGGTGACCCTGCTGCGCGACCTGCTGGGCACCGGGAAGCCGGTCGTGGCGGTTCTGCTGGCCGGGCGGCCGCTCGTGCTGCCCGCCGACGTGCAGTCCCGCCTGTCGGGGCTGGTCATGGCGTTCCTGCCTGGCACAGAAGGGGGCGCGGCCCTCGCCGACGCGCTGCTCGGCCGCGCAGGCTTCCCGGGCCGGCTGCCGTTCACGTGGCCGGACACGCTCGCGCAGGTGGGGCTTACCGCCGACCGGCCCCCGGAAGGCGCCGGGGAAGCGCCGCTGCCGCTGTACCCGCTGGGGTACGGCCTGGACTACACCACCAGTGCCGCCCGGGACCTGGCGGTGACCGTCACGCCGGAGGGCGTGCAGCTGAGCGCGGCGCTCAGCAATACCGGCGAACGCACCGGGACCGTGACGGTCGTGGCGCGCGTGACCCGGCCGGCCAGCGGGGGCCTCGCGGAGGCGGCCGGGCGGCCCGTCGCGGCGCTGCAGGCTGTGCTGAAGGCCGGGGAGACCCGCACCGTGAGCGTGACCGTCCCGCGCGAGCGGCTGAGCAGCTGGGTAGGGGACGCGTTCGGCCCGGGCGGCTGGCAGCTTCCGGGCGGCGTGTACCGCTTCACGGCCGGGGATGGCCGCGCCGAACTCACCCTGCCCTGA
- a CDS encoding nucleoside deaminase translates to MTTPQAGPAGDPTLPAPLSPGWTAALSEAWEAYCAGSYAIGACVTDASGAVIARGRNRLSEPRGVEGGVIRGHDLAHAEINALLNLTGAPRPDCHAWTVLTTVQPCPQCAGAIAMSGLRAVAYAAPDPWAGCTHLLTDDPYVSRKGIRVLRAPADVQRAALRLALVSFLEDGHDHQGTLLRSFHEHQREVDVACALHAAGTLAALRRHRASLTEVLRVLT, encoded by the coding sequence GTGACAACCCCCCAGGCCGGTCCAGCCGGTGACCCCACCCTGCCCGCGCCCCTCAGCCCGGGATGGACGGCGGCGCTGTCTGAAGCGTGGGAGGCGTACTGCGCAGGCTCGTACGCCATTGGCGCATGCGTGACCGACGCGAGCGGCGCCGTGATCGCGCGGGGCCGCAACCGTCTGAGCGAGCCGCGCGGCGTGGAGGGCGGCGTGATCCGCGGACATGACCTCGCGCACGCGGAAATCAACGCCCTGCTGAACCTGACAGGCGCGCCCCGCCCAGACTGCCACGCCTGGACGGTCCTGACGACCGTGCAGCCGTGCCCGCAGTGCGCCGGAGCAATCGCCATGAGCGGCCTGCGGGCTGTTGCGTACGCCGCGCCCGATCCCTGGGCCGGGTGCACGCACCTGCTCACCGACGACCCGTACGTGTCCCGCAAAGGCATCCGCGTTCTGCGCGCCCCGGCCGACGTGCAGCGCGCCGCGCTCCGGCTGGCCCTCGTGAGCTTTCTGGAGGACGGGCACGACCACCAGGGCACGCTGCTGCGCTCCTTTCACGAGCATCAGCGGGAGGTGGACGTGGCCTGCGCGCTGCACGCCGCCGGCACGCTGGCTGCGCTGCGAAGGCACCGGGCGTCCCTGACCGAGGTCCTGCGGGTGCTCACGTGA